The following coding sequences are from one Luteimonas sp. S4-F44 window:
- a CDS encoding prolyl oligopeptidase family serine peptidase — protein MPATTARRRLFLAVSATLLVASLGVAPAFAQAAPAVASEDGGYQLPPEALRAIVDAPRPPRLLLSPKRDLAAFLQTPALPSIAEVSQPELKLGGIRINPKTYSASRASYVSDVWLKPIDGGAEQRIAGLPEPLSLASLLWSPDQRHIAFSQVDTHAGEVQLWLVDVATRQARRLLSQPLNAVVGNGFEWMPDGQSLLVRLRPQGQGAAPQDDGVPAGPNVQETGAGGTVQQLRTYQDLLRSEQDARVFAHYMTSQLARVSLDGAVSPIGAPGLTVSATASPDGRHLLRQQIDRPFSYQVPYTRFPRRIEVIGLDGAVQHTVARLPLVEGLPVGNDAVPTGVRSVAWRSDAPATLVWAEAQDGGDPAREVAVRDIVYTQAAPFRTKPSELAQLSMRYAGTQWGNGELALLTEYWWKTRRIREWRLHPDGGTAPVLVRDGSYEDRYADPGMAVTMPDDNGNSRLLIAADGQSIYRIGDGASEEGDRPFLDRQHLADGRTERLFHSQAPAYEAPVAVLDAQATRLLTTRETPAEPANFLLRRLDDADAAPTALTAFAHPTPQLRDVHKELVRFKRKDSVDLSGTLYLPPGYDAQRDGPLPLLMWAYPGEFKSADAASQVTDSPYRFNAVGYWGPQAFLAMGYAVFADVSMPIIGEGDAEPNDTYIEQLVASAEAAVDEVVRRGVADRRRIAIGGHSYGAFMTGNLLAHSRLFAAGIARSGAYNRTLTPFGFQAEERNYWQAQDTYLRMSPFNYAGQIKDPILLIHGEEDNNSGTFPMQSERMFAAIKGLGGNARLVMLPKESHGYRARESILHMLYETNAWLDRYVKHRPDAPAAP, from the coding sequence ATGCCTGCAACGACCGCCCGTCGCCGATTGTTCCTCGCCGTGTCCGCCACCTTGCTCGTCGCCTCGCTCGGCGTCGCCCCCGCATTCGCGCAGGCCGCGCCGGCGGTCGCCTCCGAGGATGGCGGCTACCAACTGCCGCCCGAAGCGTTGCGCGCGATCGTCGATGCGCCGCGTCCGCCGCGCTTGCTGCTGAGCCCCAAGCGCGACCTGGCCGCTTTCCTGCAGACGCCCGCGCTGCCGTCGATCGCCGAGGTCTCCCAGCCCGAGCTCAAGCTCGGTGGCATCCGGATCAATCCCAAGACCTACTCGGCCAGCCGTGCCTCCTACGTCAGCGATGTCTGGCTCAAGCCGATCGACGGTGGCGCCGAGCAGCGCATCGCGGGCCTGCCCGAGCCGCTGTCGCTGGCCTCGCTGTTGTGGTCGCCCGACCAGCGCCACATCGCCTTCAGCCAGGTCGACACACACGCGGGCGAAGTGCAGCTGTGGCTGGTCGACGTGGCGACGCGGCAGGCGCGGCGCCTGCTGTCCCAACCGCTCAACGCCGTCGTCGGCAACGGCTTCGAATGGATGCCCGATGGACAGTCGCTGCTGGTGCGGCTGCGCCCGCAGGGGCAGGGCGCAGCGCCGCAGGACGATGGCGTGCCGGCCGGCCCCAATGTCCAGGAGACCGGCGCCGGCGGCACGGTGCAGCAATTGCGGACCTACCAGGACCTGCTGCGCAGCGAGCAGGACGCGCGGGTGTTCGCGCACTACATGACCAGCCAGCTCGCGCGCGTGTCGCTCGACGGCGCGGTGTCGCCGATCGGCGCCCCCGGCCTAACCGTCAGCGCCACCGCCTCGCCCGACGGGCGTCATCTGCTGCGCCAGCAGATCGATCGGCCGTTCTCTTACCAGGTGCCATACACCCGTTTCCCGCGCCGGATCGAGGTGATCGGGCTCGACGGTGCGGTCCAGCACACGGTCGCGCGCCTGCCGCTGGTCGAGGGCCTGCCGGTCGGCAACGATGCGGTGCCCACCGGCGTGCGTTCGGTCGCCTGGCGCAGCGACGCGCCGGCAACGCTGGTGTGGGCCGAGGCGCAGGACGGCGGCGATCCGGCGCGCGAGGTCGCGGTGCGCGACATCGTCTATACCCAGGCCGCGCCGTTCCGCACAAAGCCGAGCGAGCTTGCACAGCTGTCGATGCGCTACGCCGGCACGCAATGGGGCAATGGCGAGCTTGCGCTTTTGACCGAGTACTGGTGGAAGACGCGTCGGATCCGCGAGTGGCGCCTGCATCCCGATGGTGGCACCGCGCCGGTTCTGGTGCGCGATGGCTCGTACGAGGACCGTTATGCCGATCCGGGCATGGCGGTGACGATGCCCGACGACAACGGCAACAGCCGGCTGCTGATCGCGGCTGACGGCCAAAGCATCTACCGCATCGGTGACGGCGCGTCGGAAGAGGGCGACCGGCCGTTCCTGGACCGTCAGCACCTGGCCGACGGCCGCACCGAACGACTGTTCCACTCGCAGGCGCCGGCCTATGAGGCGCCGGTCGCGGTGCTCGATGCACAGGCCACGCGGCTGCTGACCACCCGCGAGACCCCGGCCGAACCGGCGAACTTCCTGCTGCGGCGCCTGGACGACGCCGATGCCGCACCGACCGCGCTGACCGCGTTCGCGCATCCCACGCCGCAGCTGCGCGACGTGCACAAGGAACTGGTCCGCTTCAAGCGCAAGGACAGTGTCGACCTGAGCGGCACGCTGTACCTGCCGCCGGGTTACGACGCACAGCGCGACGGCCCGCTGCCGCTGCTGATGTGGGCCTATCCGGGCGAGTTCAAATCCGCAGACGCCGCGAGCCAGGTAACCGATTCGCCGTACCGGTTCAACGCGGTCGGCTACTGGGGACCGCAGGCGTTCCTGGCGATGGGCTATGCGGTGTTTGCCGACGTCTCGATGCCGATCATCGGCGAGGGCGATGCCGAACCCAACGACACCTACATCGAGCAACTGGTCGCCAGCGCCGAGGCCGCGGTGGACGAGGTCGTGCGCCGCGGCGTGGCGGATCGTCGTCGGATCGCGATCGGGGGGCATTCTTACGGCGCGTTCATGACCGGCAACCTGCTGGCGCACTCGCGGCTGTTCGCCGCCGGCATCGCGCGCAGTGGCGCTTACAACCGCACGCTCACGCCGTTCGGTTTCCAGGCCGAAGAACGCAACTACTGGCAGGCCCAGGACACCTACCTGCGGATGTCGCCGTTCAACTACGCCGGGCAGATCAAGGATCCGATCCTGCTGATCCACGGCGAAGAGGACAACAATTCGGGCACGTTCCCGATGCAGAGCGAGCGCATGTTCGCGGCGATCAAGGGCCTGGGCGGCAACGCCCGGCTGGTGATGCTGCCCAAGGAATCGCACGGCTACCGAGCGCGCGAATCGATCCTGCACATGCTCTACGAGACCAATGCCTGGCTTGACCGTTACGTGAAGCATCGCCCCGACGCGCCTGCGGCGCCGTAG
- the ahcY gene encoding adenosylhomocysteinase, with product MNAQLKSGAARAFSQDGDYKVADISLADWGRKELDIAEHEMPGLMSIRRKHAAAQPLKGVRVTGSLHMTIQTAVLIETLKDIGADVRWASCNIFSTQDHAAAAIAATGTPVFAWKGETLEEYWDCTLDALTFTLADGTLTGPELVVDDGGDVTLLIHKGYELENGSTWVDEPAASHEEQVIKTLLKRVASERPGYWTRVVADWKGVSEETTTGVHRLYQLAQAGTLLVPAINVNDSVTKSKFDNLYGCRESLADGLKRAMDVMLAGKVAVVCGYGDVGKGCAASLRAYGARVVVTEIDPICALQAAMEGFEVNTIESTLGRGDVYVTTTGNKDIITAEHLQAMKDQAIVCNIGHFDNEIQVDALKALAGVQQINIKPQVDKYVFPDGRAIFLLADGRLVNLGCATGHPSFVMSNSFANQTLAQIDLWANKDRYEKKVYLLPKHLDEEVARLHLEKIGVKLTKLTQAQADYIGVPVEGPFKPDHYRY from the coding sequence ATGAACGCACAGTTGAAGTCCGGCGCCGCGCGCGCCTTCTCCCAGGATGGCGACTACAAGGTCGCCGACATCTCGCTGGCCGACTGGGGCCGCAAGGAACTGGATATCGCCGAGCACGAGATGCCGGGCCTGATGTCGATCCGCCGCAAGCACGCCGCCGCGCAGCCGCTGAAGGGCGTGCGCGTGACCGGCTCGCTGCACATGACCATCCAGACCGCGGTGCTGATCGAGACGCTCAAGGACATCGGCGCCGACGTACGCTGGGCCTCGTGCAACATCTTCTCGACCCAGGACCACGCCGCCGCGGCGATCGCCGCGACCGGCACGCCGGTGTTCGCCTGGAAGGGCGAGACGCTGGAGGAGTACTGGGACTGCACGCTCGACGCGCTGACCTTCACCCTGGCCGACGGCACGCTGACCGGGCCGGAGCTGGTGGTCGACGACGGCGGCGATGTGACCCTGCTGATCCACAAGGGCTACGAGCTGGAGAACGGCAGCACCTGGGTCGACGAGCCGGCCGCCTCGCATGAGGAGCAGGTGATCAAGACCCTGCTCAAGCGCGTGGCCAGCGAGCGCCCGGGCTACTGGACGCGCGTGGTCGCCGACTGGAAGGGCGTGTCCGAGGAGACCACCACCGGTGTGCACCGCCTCTACCAGCTGGCCCAGGCCGGCACGCTGCTGGTGCCGGCGATCAACGTCAACGACTCGGTCACCAAGTCCAAGTTCGACAACCTCTACGGCTGCCGCGAGTCGCTGGCCGACGGCCTCAAGCGCGCGATGGACGTGATGCTGGCCGGCAAGGTCGCGGTGGTCTGCGGCTACGGCGACGTCGGCAAGGGCTGCGCCGCCTCGCTGCGCGCCTACGGCGCCCGCGTCGTGGTGACCGAGATCGATCCGATCTGCGCGCTGCAGGCGGCGATGGAAGGCTTCGAAGTCAACACGATCGAGAGCACGCTCGGCCGCGGCGACGTCTACGTCACCACCACCGGCAACAAGGACATCATCACTGCCGAGCACCTGCAGGCGATGAAGGACCAGGCGATCGTCTGCAACATCGGCCACTTCGACAATGAGATCCAGGTCGATGCGCTCAAGGCGCTGGCGGGCGTGCAGCAGATCAACATCAAGCCGCAGGTCGACAAGTACGTCTTCCCCGACGGCCGCGCGATCTTCCTGCTCGCCGATGGCCGTCTGGTGAACCTGGGCTGCGCCACCGGCCACCCGAGCTTCGTGATGTCGAACTCGTTCGCCAACCAGACCCTGGCCCAGATCGACCTGTGGGCGAACAAGGACCGCTACGAGAAGAAGGTCTACCTGCTGCCCAAGCACCTCGACGAGGAAGTCGCACGCCTCCACCTGGAGAAGATCGGCGTCAAGCTGACCAAGCTCACCCAGGCCCAGGCCGACTACATCGGCGTGCCGGTCGAAGGTCCGTTCAAGCCGGATCACTACCGCTACTGA
- a CDS encoding DUF4832 domain-containing protein: protein MEHHRDRLRVAASAMLLAVIATANAGLPEAPAGAPASAQVHGAAHAPDSGARLAKSAPAARAGAAAHRRGAAAYVPVPLQSTIDRVQPMTGIVLWNDNASGLATLGDDVQLEFAYFKYSDVVTGTGTYNWAQVDARLASAAARGHQMIVRFHDTYPGHTTISIPSHVANAADHVIDYRSVEGEQTFVPDWRSATLQAFILDFYSKFAQRYDLDPRLAFLQVGFGSYAEYHLWDGPLTLGRTFPSKAFQQQFLEHLGATFAQTSWSLSIDAASSTYSPFSAVPSLRQLRFGLFDDSFMHETHSSSNSEYNRASWLFFGNNRYQDSPAGGEFNYYSDYDQAHVLDPNGPWGRSFESFVSQYRISYMIGNDQPGYQTRARIRQAAMATGYAFRITALSSDGECVQMSVRNEGVAPIYYDAWPAVDGHRLGTSLKGLLPNAERSASACIGPHAIASLTVAIESDRLVPGQQIQFNAALP, encoded by the coding sequence CATGCGCCAGACTCGGGCGCACGGCTGGCCAAATCGGCGCCCGCCGCTCGCGCCGGTGCGGCCGCGCATCGACGCGGCGCCGCGGCCTACGTGCCGGTGCCACTGCAGTCCACGATCGATCGGGTGCAGCCGATGACTGGCATCGTGCTGTGGAACGACAATGCGTCGGGTCTGGCGACGCTCGGCGACGACGTGCAACTGGAGTTTGCCTACTTCAAGTACAGCGACGTCGTCACAGGGACAGGTACCTATAACTGGGCACAGGTCGACGCCCGGCTGGCATCGGCGGCGGCACGCGGCCACCAGATGATCGTGCGCTTCCATGACACCTATCCGGGCCACACCACGATCTCGATCCCGAGCCACGTCGCCAACGCCGCCGACCACGTGATCGACTACCGGAGTGTCGAAGGCGAGCAGACCTTCGTGCCCGACTGGCGCTCGGCCACGTTGCAGGCCTTCATTCTCGACTTCTACAGCAAGTTCGCGCAGCGCTACGATCTCGATCCGCGGCTCGCCTTCCTGCAGGTCGGATTCGGTTCCTATGCCGAGTACCACCTGTGGGACGGGCCGCTGACCCTGGGCCGGACGTTTCCGTCGAAGGCGTTCCAGCAGCAGTTCCTGGAGCATCTGGGCGCGACCTTCGCGCAGACCTCCTGGTCGCTGTCGATCGATGCGGCGAGCTCGACCTACTCACCGTTCTCCGCGGTGCCATCGCTGCGGCAGCTGCGCTTTGGGCTGTTCGATGATTCCTTCATGCACGAGACGCATTCGAGCAGCAACAGCGAATATAACCGCGCCTCCTGGTTGTTCTTCGGCAACAACCGCTACCAAGACAGCCCGGCGGGCGGCGAGTTCAATTACTACAGCGACTACGACCAGGCGCATGTGCTCGACCCCAATGGTCCCTGGGGCCGCAGTTTCGAATCCTTCGTCTCGCAGTACCGCATCAGCTACATGATCGGCAACGACCAGCCGGGCTATCAGACCCGCGCTCGGATCCGGCAGGCCGCGATGGCCACCGGCTACGCGTTCCGGATCACGGCGCTGTCGAGCGATGGCGAATGCGTGCAGATGTCGGTGCGCAACGAAGGGGTCGCGCCGATCTATTACGACGCCTGGCCCGCGGTCGACGGCCACCGTCTGGGCACGTCGCTCAAAGGGTTGCTCCCGAATGCCGAGCGTTCCGCGTCGGCTTGTATCGGCCCGCATGCGATCGCCTCGCTGACGGTCGCCATCGAGAGCGATCGGCTCGTGCCGGGGCAGCAGATCCAGTTCAACGCCGCGCTGCCGTAG